Below is a window of Tsuneonella deserti DNA.
AGGCAAGGAAGGCGGGGTCGATCACCACCTTCTGATCGTTCCACTCGGGCACCGCTTCCGTCGTCATCGGCACCATCGCGCGGCGCCGGTCCGGACCTTCTATCTCGAGCACGTCGCCCGCGCCGTAGTTCTCGATTCCCACGACGGTGCCGAGATGCTCGCCGGACGGGCTCACGGCCGCCAATCCGATGATGTCGGCGTGGTAGTATTCGCCCTCGGCCAGCGCGGGCATGGCCGAGCGGGGCACCGTCAGCGGAGTGCCACGCATTTTTTCGGCGGCAGTTCGATCCGGGATTTCCGCGAAGCGGGCGACCGCCCCGCCCTTGTTGTCGCTGCGGATTTTCCGCAGCGTCAGTGTGCCCCCGTTGAAGCTCTCGTAGCGCGTGAGCGCGTCGATTCCTTCACCGAACAACTTCAGGCGGACTTCGCCCGTCACGCCGTGCGCGCCACTGATGGCGGCCAGGGTGACGGGCTTGTCCATGCGTGACCTCAGGCTTCCGCGGTATCGCCGGCGGCAGCTTCCTCGGCCACAGGGGCTTCAGCGGGAGCTTCCTCGGCGGGAGCTTCCTCGGCGGGAGCTTCCTCAGCCGGAGCAGCGGCGGCAGCGGCAGCGGCTTCCTCGGCCTCGCGGGCCTTTTCGGCACGCTCTTCGGCGCGAGTCTTGGCGTTCTCGCCGGGCTCACCCTTTTTCGGATTGTTGCGGGCGGCGCGCTCACGAACGCCAGCGGCGTCGAGGAAGCGGGCCACGCGGTCCGAGGGCTGCGCGCCGACCGAGAGCCAGTGCTTCGCGCGGTCTGCGTTGAGCTTGACGCGCTCCTCGCTGTCCTTGGGCAGAAGCGGGTTGTAGGTGCCGATCTGCTCCAGATACTTGCCGTCGCGCGCCGAGCGGCTGTCGGCCACCACGATGCGATAGTAGGGCCGCTTCTTCGCGCCACCGCGCGACAGCCGGATTGCAATTGCCATGTGTCTTACCTTTCCAGTCTAAGCTATTCTAACTACTTCTTTTTCATCAAATCCTGCAGGTTCGCGGGCAGTGCCCCGCTCCCCAGTCCGGGCAGAGCCGGAGGAGCCGACCCCCCGCCCCCCATGCCGCCAAGCGCCCCACCGAGGCCGCCCTTCCCGAAGGCGGCGGCGAGTCCCTTGAAGCCGCCCATCTTGCGGATCTGCTTCATCGCGCGGGCCATTTCCTGGTGCATCTTCAGCAGCTTGTTGACGTCCTGCACGTCGAGACCGGCACCGGCGGCCACGCGCTTCTTGCGCCTGGCATTCATCAGTTCGGGCCGGGCGCGTTCCTTCGGCGTCATGGAGGAAATGACCGCGTCCATGTGGACCAGCACCTTGTCGTCGACGCCGGACTGCGCCATCGCCGCCTTGGCCTTCTTCATGCCGGGCAGCATGCCAGCCAGCATGCCGATGCCGCCCATGTTCTGCATCTGCTTGAGCTGCATGCGCAGGTCGTTCAGGTCGAACTGGCCCTTGGCCATGCGCCTGGCGAGCGCCTCGGCGTCTTCTTCCTTGATCGTCTGCGCGGCCCGCTCGACCAGGCTGACGACGTCGCCCATGCCCAGGATGCGGTCGGCCACGCGGCCCGGGTGGAACGCCTCGAGCGCGTCGAGCTTTTCGCCCGTGCCGGCGAACTTGATCGGCTTGCCGGTGACATGACGCATCGACAGCGCCGCACCGCCGCGCGCGTCGCCGTCCATGCGGGTCAGGATCACGCCGGTGAGCGGCACCTCGCCCGAAAACGATTGGGCCACGTTGACCGCGTCCTGGCCCGTCAGCGCATCGACCACCAGCAGCACTTCGGTTGGCGCGGAGACGCCGGCGACCGCCTTCATCTCCTCCATCAGCGCCTGGTCGACGTGGAGGCGGCCGGC
It encodes the following:
- the rpsP gene encoding 30S ribosomal protein S16, coding for MAIAIRLSRGGAKKRPYYRIVVADSRSARDGKYLEQIGTYNPLLPKDSEERVKLNADRAKHWLSVGAQPSDRVARFLDAAGVRERAARNNPKKGEPGENAKTRAEERAEKAREAEEAAAAAAAAPAEEAPAEEAPAEEAPAEAPVAEEAAAGDTAEA
- the rimM gene encoding ribosome maturation factor RimM (Essential for efficient processing of 16S rRNA) produces the protein MDKPVTLAAISGAHGVTGEVRLKLFGEGIDALTRYESFNGGTLTLRKIRSDNKGGAVARFAEIPDRTAAEKMRGTPLTVPRSAMPALAEGEYYHADIIGLAAVSPSGEHLGTVVGIENYGAGDVLEIEGPDRRRAMVPMTTEAVPEWNDQKVVIDPAFLA
- the ffh gene encoding signal recognition particle protein, yielding MFDNLSDRLGNVFDRLRGRGALNEADVREAMREIRVALLEADVALPVARRFIDAVTEKAIGQDVLRSVTPGQQVVKIVHDELVEMLGGAAEDGGSAQAEGLNLNARPPVVVMMVGLQGSGKTTTTAKLAKYIREKHGKKALMASLDVARPAAQEQLAVLGTQVDVATLPILQGQQPVDIARRALESARLQNIDVLLLDTAGRLHVDQALMEEMKAVAGVSAPTEVLLVVDALTGQDAVNVAQSFSGEVPLTGVILTRMDGDARGGAALSMRHVTGKPIKFAGTGEKLDALEAFHPGRVADRILGMGDVVSLVERAAQTIKEEDAEALARRMAKGQFDLNDLRMQLKQMQNMGGIGMLAGMLPGMKKAKAAMAQSGVDDKVLVHMDAVISSMTPKERARPELMNARRKKRVAAGAGLDVQDVNKLLKMHQEMARAMKQIRKMGGFKGLAAAFGKGGLGGALGGMGGGGSAPPALPGLGSGALPANLQDLMKKK